The proteins below come from a single Rhodopirellula bahusiensis genomic window:
- a CDS encoding nucleoside permease, translating into MQDADTNSKSGSGWIVQSLSLMMFLQFFAWGAWFASLSAAMDSNLLGAFIGGAYEAAPIAAIFAPLFLGLVADRFFASERVMGTLMVVGGVIMLLIPGIAENASTFANETADAMRAAGTYDAEAFSASQAEDNTAGKTLVWMILAYLLCYMPTLGLGNTIAFSNIPSQNDFPKIRVWGTIGWIVAGLTVGILGWSSSYNIFWLGAFSSLALGLLCFFLPHTPPPLKGKPMDMRSLFMVDAFTLLKDWNFLIFAICSTLICIPLAYYYGMTATYLSQTGFAEPAATMTIGQMSEIIFMLLIPFFFRRLGVKVMILVGMACWVLRYALFAYGAPDQVTWMLLAAVALHGICYDFFFVTGFMYTDQKAPLGIRGQAQGLLVFLTQGVGMFFGYRIMAGGSLFGVIPLDLTFGNYGQQVTSSPTYVEALADARGESASLSFLESFTQMFSRALPEGLDAGILAETMGQWKDFWMSPAIMAAIIFVIFAVTFWDRTETEPEAAEVSAAEPVPSDPAV; encoded by the coding sequence ATGCAAGACGCAGATACCAATTCCAAGTCCGGTTCCGGTTGGATCGTACAATCGTTGTCGTTGATGATGTTCCTCCAATTCTTTGCGTGGGGAGCTTGGTTCGCGAGTCTTTCCGCCGCGATGGATTCGAATTTATTGGGGGCGTTCATCGGCGGTGCGTATGAGGCTGCACCAATTGCCGCGATCTTTGCCCCGTTGTTCTTGGGGTTGGTCGCCGACCGTTTCTTCGCCAGTGAACGTGTGATGGGGACGCTGATGGTGGTTGGCGGCGTCATCATGCTTTTGATTCCTGGGATCGCAGAGAACGCATCGACGTTCGCGAATGAAACGGCGGATGCGATGCGTGCCGCGGGAACCTACGACGCGGAAGCGTTCAGCGCGTCCCAAGCGGAAGACAACACGGCTGGCAAAACGTTGGTGTGGATGATCTTGGCGTACTTGCTGTGCTACATGCCGACGCTCGGCTTGGGGAACACGATCGCATTCTCGAACATCCCCAGTCAAAATGATTTTCCAAAGATCCGTGTTTGGGGAACGATTGGCTGGATCGTCGCCGGTTTGACCGTCGGAATCTTGGGCTGGTCGTCGTCCTACAACATCTTTTGGTTGGGAGCGTTCAGCTCGCTGGCTCTTGGACTGCTGTGTTTCTTTTTGCCGCACACTCCGCCGCCGCTCAAGGGCAAACCGATGGACATGCGATCGCTGTTCATGGTCGACGCGTTCACGCTTCTCAAAGATTGGAACTTCTTGATCTTCGCGATTTGCTCGACGTTGATTTGCATTCCGTTGGCTTACTACTACGGCATGACCGCGACGTACTTGAGTCAAACCGGATTCGCGGAACCCGCGGCGACAATGACGATCGGGCAGATGTCCGAGATCATTTTCATGTTGTTGATCCCGTTCTTCTTCCGCCGTCTGGGCGTGAAGGTCATGATCCTGGTCGGGATGGCATGTTGGGTGTTGCGTTACGCTCTGTTCGCGTACGGAGCACCGGATCAAGTCACGTGGATGTTGCTCGCCGCGGTCGCTCTGCATGGCATTTGCTATGACTTCTTCTTCGTGACCGGGTTCATGTACACCGACCAGAAAGCACCGCTCGGCATTCGCGGGCAAGCTCAGGGTTTGTTGGTGTTCTTGACCCAAGGTGTCGGCATGTTCTTCGGATATCGAATCATGGCGGGAGGCAGCCTGTTTGGAGTCATTCCGCTTGACTTGACGTTTGGCAACTACGGACAGCAGGTGACCTCATCGCCGACCTACGTGGAAGCGTTGGCGGACGCTCGTGGTGAATCCGCGTCGCTGTCGTTCCTCGAATCATTCACACAAATGTTTTCGCGAGCGTTGCCCGAGGGACTCGACGCCGGAATTTTGGCGGAAACCATGGGGCAATGGAAAGATTTCTGGATGTCTCCCGCCATCATGGCCGCGATCATCTTTGTGATCTTTGCTGTGACGTTCTGGGACCGGACCGAAACAGAACCAGAAGCGGCCGAAGTATCCGCTGCGGAACCGGTGCCGTCTGATCCTGCTGTTTGA
- a CDS encoding rhomboid family intramembrane serine protease has product MLFVPISTDAPIYHWPIATVSLIVANVLAFAVCVWGLVTGNIELETMERFALSYETINPIQWVTSAFLHAGPFHLMGNMFFLWAFGLIVEGKVGAWKFLAIYMGIAVGECIVEQLMMLVIVGEGLSLGASSAVFGLMMIALIWAPENDVECVLIFGLFLLIRAFAFELKVVTLAMLFLFLQVVEMFFAGFSVSSGLLHMLGAFVGAPIGLWMLHTGRVDCENWDVISRNEWLQEYEWLCPPSRREAIQREAAIAYDPVAAALANKHSQVDSTSTFAQRQAASTKQSKTKRGFLGKKKRGPNDAAAAAQAAMTASQSHPEFNRLSMLLRQAIASGSLSVANSHFARLDQLSIARGLSDKTLFDLAKLYAAAKQFVPATGPLQIIADRDSALSNDARLRLAQIQLKVMRRSDLATASLKQIQVDEKKPTEAQQKTLARRDQLLAMCGAASNS; this is encoded by the coding sequence TTGCTGTTCGTCCCCATCTCAACCGACGCGCCCATTTATCACTGGCCGATTGCAACGGTCAGCTTGATCGTCGCCAATGTGCTCGCGTTCGCCGTTTGCGTCTGGGGACTGGTGACCGGCAACATCGAACTCGAAACGATGGAACGTTTCGCTCTGTCCTACGAAACGATCAACCCGATCCAGTGGGTGACCAGTGCTTTCCTGCACGCTGGCCCGTTTCACCTGATGGGCAACATGTTCTTCCTGTGGGCATTCGGACTGATTGTTGAGGGCAAGGTGGGAGCCTGGAAATTCCTCGCGATTTACATGGGCATCGCTGTTGGTGAGTGCATCGTCGAACAACTGATGATGCTGGTCATCGTCGGCGAAGGCCTTTCGCTGGGTGCTTCATCCGCCGTGTTCGGACTGATGATGATCGCGTTGATCTGGGCACCGGAGAACGACGTCGAGTGTGTCTTGATCTTTGGCTTGTTCTTACTCATCCGAGCGTTCGCGTTTGAACTGAAGGTTGTCACGCTCGCCATGCTCTTCTTGTTCCTTCAAGTCGTCGAAATGTTCTTTGCGGGGTTCTCGGTCTCATCCGGATTGCTGCACATGCTCGGCGCATTCGTCGGCGCTCCGATTGGTCTTTGGATGCTCCACACCGGCCGGGTGGACTGCGAGAACTGGGACGTGATCTCCCGCAATGAGTGGTTACAGGAATACGAATGGCTTTGCCCACCATCACGCCGCGAAGCGATCCAGCGTGAAGCGGCCATCGCCTACGATCCGGTTGCCGCGGCCCTGGCAAACAAGCACTCCCAAGTCGATTCGACATCCACCTTCGCGCAACGCCAAGCCGCCTCCACCAAGCAATCGAAAACCAAACGCGGATTCCTCGGCAAAAAGAAACGTGGCCCCAACGACGCCGCGGCAGCGGCTCAAGCCGCCATGACCGCGTCGCAATCGCACCCCGAATTCAATCGTCTGTCGATGCTGCTTCGACAAGCCATCGCGAGCGGCAGCTTGAGCGTTGCGAACTCGCACTTTGCTCGTCTGGATCAGCTCTCAATCGCGAGAGGCCTATCCGACAAGACGTTGTTTGATCTCGCCAAACTCTACGCCGCGGCCAAACAATTTGTCCCCGCAACAGGCCCACTACAAATCATTGCAGATCGAGACTCTGCGTTATCGAACGACGCACGTCTGCGACTGGCGCAAATTCAATTGAAAGTCATGCGCCGATCCGACCTCGCGACTGCGTCGCTGAAGCAAATCCAGGTCGACGAGAAGAAGCCTACCGAAGCACAACAAAAGACCCTCGCGCGGCGCGACCAGCTGCTCGCGATGTGCGGAGCCGCTTCGAACAGCTAA
- a CDS encoding polysaccharide deacetylase family protein, producing MIALRESQRALFSIHDVMPGTMDDVGELLGLCRGHGVDKVTLLVVPGCKWQSADLRQLLTWQAMGCELAGHGWGHRCQSIRGLKHRLHSFLLSRDVAEHLSLDERGIVRLMSDCAQWFSCNGLGCPELYVPPAWAFGRVRHAMLTELPFSMIETLSGVRSIRQSRQQLLPLLGFEADTWARESALRSFNSLNRKAANLSKKPVRVAIHPQDHRLRLSQQLNETLGHPWKPVSYRQMMVDGTN from the coding sequence ATGATTGCCCTTCGAGAGAGTCAGCGAGCCTTGTTCTCCATCCATGATGTGATGCCGGGCACGATGGATGACGTGGGAGAACTGCTCGGTCTGTGTCGCGGGCATGGTGTGGACAAGGTGACGCTCTTGGTGGTGCCGGGGTGCAAATGGCAATCGGCTGACCTGCGGCAACTGCTGACTTGGCAGGCGATGGGATGCGAGTTGGCTGGTCATGGATGGGGGCATCGCTGCCAATCGATTCGCGGTTTGAAACATCGTCTCCACAGCTTCCTGCTTTCGCGTGACGTTGCCGAGCATCTGAGCTTGGACGAACGCGGCATCGTCAGATTGATGAGCGATTGTGCTCAGTGGTTTAGCTGCAATGGATTGGGATGTCCTGAGCTGTACGTTCCTCCAGCCTGGGCGTTTGGCCGTGTTCGCCATGCGATGTTGACCGAGCTTCCCTTTTCCATGATCGAAACTCTAAGCGGCGTCCGGTCCATCAGGCAGTCGCGTCAACAGCTTCTACCGCTGCTAGGGTTTGAAGCCGATACTTGGGCACGAGAATCGGCTCTTCGGTCGTTCAATTCGCTCAACCGAAAGGCAGCGAATCTTTCGAAGAAACCAGTTCGAGTTGCGATCCATCCACAAGATCATCGATTGCGATTGTCGCAGCAACTAAATGAAACGCTTGGTCATCCCTGGAAGCCCGTCAGCTATCGTCAGATGATGGTGGATGGCACCAATTAG
- a CDS encoding glycosyltransferase, with protein sequence MSDAVAGRNGLGTYYLDLIEHLRDRVGHISLIGPTSDRHSELEGMSLPMPGDKTQRMVCPRVAALNRMLDERNPNLVIIPTIGAFSYFGLRYASSRQIPMVIAHHTNFDQLLSLYWPGLVAKPLGWMLRQLNEWLIGQASMVASLNTEAYEDAVALGAQQARIMGTPIATSFLRVPPAPRNDSIRRVIFVGRLAAEKGVEEVLDSAKKYPQIEFAIAGDGPGREVVEAAASTLRNVRYLGWLSRDRVREELDRSEVLMLPSAIETFGTVALEALARERYVLLRSECGIAKWPSLASGLFYIDEEDSVADSLGKLLAKPVEARDQIARRSWDAVHDFNQHTIRVWLEFLAEAVDRHDAPGLERQAA encoded by the coding sequence GTGTCCGATGCTGTCGCAGGTCGAAATGGTTTGGGCACGTACTATTTGGATTTGATCGAACACCTGAGGGACCGGGTGGGACACATCAGCTTGATCGGTCCTACATCGGATCGACATTCAGAGCTAGAAGGGATGTCTTTGCCAATGCCGGGCGACAAGACACAAAGGATGGTTTGTCCTCGCGTCGCGGCGTTGAATCGAATGCTGGACGAACGGAATCCGAATTTGGTGATCATCCCCACCATCGGAGCATTTTCGTACTTCGGTTTGCGATACGCCAGTTCCCGACAGATTCCGATGGTGATCGCTCATCACACGAATTTTGATCAGTTGCTTTCGCTTTACTGGCCCGGTTTGGTGGCAAAGCCTCTTGGCTGGATGCTTCGTCAGCTCAACGAATGGTTGATCGGTCAAGCGTCGATGGTTGCATCATTGAATACGGAGGCATACGAAGACGCGGTTGCGCTTGGTGCCCAGCAGGCTCGGATCATGGGGACGCCCATTGCAACCAGTTTTCTGCGAGTCCCACCGGCACCACGCAACGATTCGATTCGACGAGTGATCTTTGTCGGTCGGTTGGCAGCGGAAAAAGGTGTGGAAGAGGTACTCGACTCTGCCAAAAAATATCCGCAGATTGAGTTTGCCATCGCTGGCGATGGGCCCGGTCGCGAGGTCGTGGAAGCGGCCGCCTCGACGCTTCGCAACGTTCGCTACTTGGGTTGGCTGAGTCGCGATCGCGTGCGTGAGGAACTGGATCGTAGCGAGGTGCTGATGTTGCCTTCTGCGATTGAAACCTTTGGAACGGTGGCACTGGAAGCACTCGCACGGGAACGATACGTGTTGTTGCGGAGCGAGTGTGGCATCGCAAAGTGGCCATCACTCGCTTCGGGGCTCTTCTACATCGACGAAGAGGATTCGGTGGCCGATTCGCTCGGCAAGTTGCTGGCAAAACCGGTGGAAGCGAGGGATCAGATCGCTCGACGGAGCTGGGACGCAGTGCATGACTTCAATCAGCACACAATTCGAGTTTGGCTGGAATTCTTGGCTGAAGCGGTTGATCGACATGACGCACCGGGGCTGGAACGCCAGGCTGCATGA
- a CDS encoding sulfotransferase family protein, translating to MSRLRKAIATFLLATICIPVFLIHRIALRLDDWLYPSLRDVIVRKPLFILGLPRSGTTLLHRLIATDRQLFTTMPLWELLLAPAVCEKSLLRQMRSIDRRLGSPLWRIYLTVEHRLVGAFQNVHSTTLHSPEEDYLALLPFGGCFIDVIRSPMSERVWNLAYFCEQLDRSRQAKLMSTYKRILQRHLYFRGQHQHLLAKNPSLTSWLPALVDEFPDACVIGLRRDPAQSVPSQLSSLRDGMRWFGNDVADPAIVDRFVHLLASYWQMMDRAKAVQPPERFRLIEYQQLIGDSHALISQTMDQFGYCLSEEGVSELQKHCSAQRLYRSSHQYNLEEFGLDRHQLDLAFHLDREATELDAPKAWSRGLTATHCSQ from the coding sequence ATGTCGCGTCTCAGGAAAGCGATCGCAACTTTCCTACTTGCCACGATTTGCATCCCTGTCTTCCTGATTCATCGCATTGCTTTGCGGTTGGATGACTGGCTGTATCCCTCTTTGCGTGACGTGATCGTCCGCAAACCCTTGTTCATTCTTGGCTTGCCACGAAGCGGAACAACATTGCTGCATCGGTTGATTGCCACCGACCGCCAGCTGTTCACCACCATGCCGCTTTGGGAATTGTTGTTGGCACCCGCGGTCTGCGAGAAAAGTTTGTTGCGGCAAATGCGATCCATCGACCGACGACTGGGAAGCCCGCTGTGGCGGATCTATCTGACTGTCGAACATCGGCTGGTCGGGGCGTTTCAAAACGTCCATTCGACAACCCTGCACTCACCCGAAGAAGACTACCTGGCATTGCTTCCCTTTGGCGGTTGTTTCATCGATGTGATTCGGTCGCCGATGAGCGAACGTGTTTGGAATCTCGCTTACTTCTGCGAACAGCTGGATCGTTCCCGCCAAGCGAAGCTGATGTCGACGTACAAGCGGATCTTGCAACGTCATCTCTACTTCCGAGGGCAACATCAACACCTGTTGGCCAAGAATCCGAGTCTGACGTCTTGGTTGCCGGCACTGGTCGACGAATTTCCGGACGCGTGCGTGATTGGACTCCGCCGCGATCCGGCGCAGTCCGTTCCGTCTCAGCTAAGTTCCCTTCGCGACGGAATGCGGTGGTTCGGGAACGACGTTGCTGACCCTGCCATCGTGGATCGCTTCGTTCATCTGTTGGCTTCTTACTGGCAGATGATGGATCGGGCAAAAGCGGTGCAGCCTCCCGAGCGTTTTCGTCTGATTGAGTACCAGCAACTGATTGGCGACAGTCACGCATTGATAAGCCAGACGATGGACCAGTTTGGTTATTGCCTCTCGGAAGAAGGCGTCTCCGAACTGCAAAAGCATTGTTCGGCTCAGCGACTGTATCGAAGTTCGCATCAATACAACCTGGAAGAGTTTGGGCTTGATCGGCACCAGCTCGATCTCGCCTTTCATCTGGATCGCGAGGCTACCGAACTTGACGCACCGAAGGCGTGGTCACGTGGCCTCACAGCAACTCACTGTTCGCAATGA
- a CDS encoding PEP-CTERM sorting domain-containing protein gives MKSYLLGLSFVVAFSASVAERCEAAIVINIATSSTGANFSIAGSGTIADGQTGNIDFDDFGDVFDSLVVSDIPLNFSTPIVIEILRPGSGATFSRSYSQIFFDEQAASDDLILLADATNEFQDGDLYSVNGNVTLSGDFSGLAQGTFISTTNDSAATRFGTTTLNVTAVPEPSTLAILGMLGTGSVAFQRRRSNR, from the coding sequence ATGAAAAGTTACTTGTTAGGACTATCGTTTGTAGTTGCCTTTAGTGCTTCCGTCGCGGAGCGATGTGAAGCTGCGATAGTTATTAACATCGCCACGAGTTCCACTGGGGCCAACTTCTCCATTGCCGGATCTGGAACGATCGCTGACGGACAAACTGGCAACATCGACTTCGACGATTTTGGTGATGTGTTCGATTCGCTGGTCGTTTCTGATATCCCCCTGAACTTCTCTACCCCGATTGTGATTGAGATACTTCGTCCGGGTTCTGGGGCAACATTTTCCAGATCCTACTCACAAATTTTCTTTGATGAGCAGGCAGCTTCCGACGACTTGATCTTGTTGGCAGATGCCACCAATGAATTCCAAGATGGCGACCTGTACTCCGTAAACGGAAACGTGACGTTGTCAGGAGACTTTTCCGGCCTTGCACAAGGAACGTTCATTTCGACAACGAACGATTCTGCTGCAACCAGGTTCGGCACCACCACGCTGAATGTAACGGCGGTCCCCGAACCAAGCACCCTTGCCATTCTTGGGATGCTTGGAACAGGCTCTGTCGCCTTCCAACGCCGCAGAAGCAACCGCTAA
- a CDS encoding Trm112 family protein — protein MITPDILPILRCPADGGQLTLADDPLIQRVNKAITDGTARDQLDERVIDPIEGGLVNSQVDRLYPIRGGIPTLIVDEAIGLAGISEGE, from the coding sequence ATGATCACCCCGGATATCTTGCCTATCTTGCGCTGTCCAGCAGACGGTGGTCAGCTCACTTTGGCTGACGATCCCCTCATCCAGAGGGTCAACAAAGCGATCACAGACGGCACCGCGCGTGATCAATTGGATGAACGCGTGATCGATCCAATCGAAGGTGGATTGGTCAATTCCCAGGTCGATCGCCTGTATCCGATCCGTGGCGGAATCCCGACACTGATCGTCGATGAAGCGATCGGATTGGCGGGAATCAGCGAAGGGGAATGA
- the eno gene encoding phosphopyruvate hydratase, with translation MTLIESIHARQILDSRGNPTVECEVTLMDGAAGRAAVPSGASTGMHEAWELRDGDKSVFMGKGVTTAVKNVNTKIADALEGMDATDQAAVDQAMIELDGTPNKKELGANAILGVSLAVAHAAAASTNQPLFRYLGGAGARMLPAPMMNIINGGEHADNGVDIQEFMVMPLGFERFSDALRCGTEIFHNLKKVLSEKGYSTAVGDEGGFAPDLKSNQEALDVIMTAIDKAGYKAGEQVWIALDAASTEFYDKSSAKYSLDNNQMSGDEMVDFLAGWCDKYPICSIEDGCDEDDWETWKKLTTKIGDKVQLVGDDLFVTNVERLQRGIDEGIANSILIKVNQIGTMTETIDAIQLAHRNGYTSVSSHRSGETEDSTIADLAVAMSTGQIKTGSASRSDRMAKYNQLLRIEELLGDAAQYGGPLFAKRITG, from the coding sequence ATGACACTGATCGAATCGATTCACGCTCGGCAAATCTTGGACAGCCGCGGCAACCCAACCGTCGAGTGCGAAGTCACGTTGATGGACGGTGCCGCCGGTCGCGCCGCCGTGCCCAGCGGAGCCAGCACCGGGATGCACGAAGCCTGGGAATTGCGAGACGGCGACAAGTCCGTCTTCATGGGCAAAGGCGTCACGACCGCTGTCAAAAACGTCAACACGAAAATCGCCGATGCCCTGGAAGGCATGGACGCAACCGACCAAGCCGCGGTTGACCAAGCGATGATCGAATTGGACGGCACGCCCAACAAAAAAGAACTCGGTGCCAACGCGATCCTCGGCGTTTCGCTGGCCGTCGCTCACGCCGCGGCTGCTTCGACCAACCAGCCTTTGTTCCGCTACCTCGGTGGTGCTGGTGCTCGCATGTTGCCCGCTCCGATGATGAACATCATCAACGGTGGTGAACACGCCGACAACGGTGTCGACATCCAAGAGTTCATGGTCATGCCATTGGGCTTCGAACGCTTCAGCGATGCACTGCGTTGCGGAACCGAGATCTTCCACAACCTGAAAAAGGTTTTGTCGGAAAAGGGATACAGCACCGCGGTTGGCGACGAAGGCGGTTTCGCACCTGACTTGAAGAGCAACCAAGAAGCTCTCGACGTGATCATGACCGCGATCGACAAGGCGGGCTACAAAGCTGGCGAACAAGTCTGGATCGCTTTGGATGCAGCTTCGACCGAGTTCTACGACAAATCGTCGGCCAAGTACTCGTTGGACAACAACCAAATGTCGGGCGATGAAATGGTCGACTTCTTGGCCGGTTGGTGCGACAAGTACCCGATCTGCAGCATCGAAGACGGATGCGACGAAGACGATTGGGAAACTTGGAAGAAACTGACGACCAAGATCGGTGACAAGGTTCAGTTGGTCGGCGATGACTTGTTCGTCACCAACGTCGAGCGTCTGCAACGCGGTATCGACGAAGGGATCGCCAATAGCATCCTCATCAAGGTCAACCAAATCGGAACGATGACTGAAACCATCGACGCGATTCAGCTCGCTCATCGCAATGGCTACACCTCGGTCAGCAGCCACCGGAGTGGTGAAACAGAAGATTCGACCATCGCTGACTTGGCCGTTGCCATGTCGACCGGCCAAATCAAAACCGGATCAGCCAGCCGCAGCGACCGAATGGCCAAGTACAACCAATTGCTCCGCATCGAAGAACTGCTGGGCGACGCCGCTCAGTACGGCGGACCATTGTTCGCCAAGCGAATCACCGGCTGA
- a CDS encoding riboflavin synthase produces the protein MFTGLVESVGQISAVVEQPPGRRLVIAAPSFRDADPTRDVKLGDSIAINGCCLTVVEIDGAELAFEAGEETLSRTNLGELKTGSSVNLERSLAVGDRMGGHYVTGHVDCVGQLIERVDDPPWANLKFSVPAPFAQQIVAKGSIAVDGISLTVVDVGADYFTVALIPHTLDATTLGGRQVGDRINLETDLLAKYVQRTLQFGNANDQTSADTAASSPNTPWSPQS, from the coding sequence ATGTTCACCGGTCTCGTCGAATCCGTCGGTCAAATTTCTGCTGTGGTCGAACAACCACCCGGAAGACGCCTGGTGATCGCCGCCCCCTCCTTCCGGGACGCCGATCCGACTCGGGACGTGAAGCTGGGCGATAGCATCGCGATCAACGGTTGCTGCCTGACCGTTGTCGAAATTGACGGCGCCGAGTTGGCCTTCGAGGCCGGTGAAGAAACCCTCAGCCGAACCAATCTCGGCGAACTCAAGACAGGCTCCTCAGTCAACTTGGAACGATCGCTGGCGGTTGGTGATCGCATGGGTGGCCACTACGTCACCGGCCACGTCGACTGCGTCGGCCAACTGATCGAACGAGTCGACGACCCACCATGGGCGAATTTGAAATTCTCGGTTCCCGCTCCCTTCGCACAACAGATCGTTGCCAAGGGAAGCATCGCGGTTGACGGCATCAGCCTGACGGTCGTCGATGTCGGAGCAGACTATTTCACGGTCGCACTGATCCCACACACGTTGGACGCCACCACACTGGGAGGCCGCCAAGTCGGAGACCGCATCAATTTAGAAACCGACTTGTTGGCCAAGTACGTGCAACGAACTTTGCAATTCGGAAACGCCAACGACCAAACCAGCGCGGACACCGCCGCCTCATCCCCCAACACACCTTGGAGTCCGCAATCATGA
- the rsmA gene encoding 16S rRNA (adenine(1518)-N(6)/adenine(1519)-N(6))-dimethyltransferase RsmA, translated as MSDEIDPTPPVAPPQPPARSNNASRGSRQTATYLSKRLTAAGLRPVSKYGQNFLIDLNLVELIARSAEIGPSDIVLEIGTGVGSLTSIMAAQAGAILTVEIDQNLYQLASEELAPFPHVKMIQGDALKNKSTFRDDIMESIRDAKSRLPDDSKFMLVANLPYNVATPIVSNLLHQDPPPDRIVVTIQKELGERMVAGPGSKDYGALSIWIQATCRAEIVRILPPTVFWPRPKVDSAIVRLDVDHERRNAIPDLKYFHQTVRALFFHRRKFLRSVVISAMKGRLDKPTIDEILGRLGHGETARAEELNLEQISALVEALRQAELSQS; from the coding sequence ATGAGTGACGAAATCGATCCCACTCCTCCCGTCGCACCGCCTCAACCTCCAGCGCGTTCGAACAACGCTTCTCGCGGCTCACGGCAAACTGCGACGTACCTGTCCAAACGCTTGACGGCCGCCGGACTGCGCCCGGTGTCTAAGTACGGTCAGAACTTTTTGATCGACTTGAACTTGGTCGAGCTGATTGCTCGCTCGGCCGAGATCGGTCCAAGCGACATCGTTCTAGAAATCGGCACCGGAGTTGGCTCGCTGACCTCGATCATGGCGGCTCAAGCCGGCGCGATCCTGACCGTTGAGATCGATCAGAATCTCTATCAGCTCGCGTCCGAGGAACTCGCTCCGTTCCCACACGTGAAGATGATTCAAGGCGACGCGCTCAAGAACAAAAGCACGTTTCGCGATGACATCATGGAATCGATTCGCGATGCCAAGTCACGCTTGCCCGACGACAGCAAATTCATGTTGGTCGCGAACTTGCCCTACAACGTCGCGACACCAATCGTCAGCAACCTGCTGCACCAAGACCCGCCGCCAGACCGCATCGTGGTCACGATTCAAAAGGAACTCGGCGAACGCATGGTCGCTGGCCCTGGTTCGAAGGACTACGGCGCACTGAGCATTTGGATTCAAGCTACCTGCCGCGCCGAAATCGTTCGCATCCTTCCACCGACGGTGTTTTGGCCGCGTCCCAAAGTCGACTCGGCGATCGTGCGTCTCGACGTCGATCACGAGCGTCGCAACGCGATTCCGGACTTGAAGTACTTCCACCAAACCGTTCGAGCCTTGTTCTTCCATCGACGCAAATTTCTGCGCAGTGTCGTGATCAGCGCGATGAAAGGTCGCTTGGACAAACCGACGATCGACGAGATCCTCGGGCGACTGGGCCACGGCGAGACCGCTCGCGCCGAAGAGCTGAACCTGGAACAAATTTCAGCTTTGGTAGAAGCTCTCCGGCAAGCCGAACTGAGTCAGTCGTAG